A single genomic interval of Plantibacter sp. Leaf314 harbors:
- a CDS encoding murein hydrolase activator EnvC → MTISITLRLLSVCLLLGTPSNGSAVTPAWSGPLAPPHPVVAPFVAPPDPYSAGHRGIDIAASPGAPVTAAAAGVVTFSGTVVDRPLVVIRHDDGHVSSIEPVVGSVEVGSSVPRGAPIGTVGSGGHCADRCVHFGVRRDGVYVNPMLLLGEVPPAVLLPLTATAAAQARGWALR, encoded by the coding sequence ATGACCATCTCCATCACGCTCCGCCTGCTCTCCGTCTGCCTGCTGCTCGGCACGCCGTCGAACGGCTCCGCCGTGACGCCGGCCTGGTCCGGGCCCCTCGCTCCCCCGCACCCGGTCGTCGCCCCCTTCGTCGCTCCTCCGGATCCGTACTCGGCGGGCCATCGAGGGATCGACATCGCGGCGAGCCCAGGAGCACCGGTCACAGCTGCGGCCGCCGGCGTCGTGACCTTCAGCGGGACGGTGGTGGACCGGCCGTTGGTCGTGATCCGGCACGACGATGGACACGTCTCCAGCATCGAACCGGTCGTGGGCTCGGTGGAGGTCGGCAGCTCCGTGCCGCGTGGAGCGCCGATCGGGACGGTCGGCAGTGGCGGACATTGCGCCGACCGGTGCGTGCACTTCGGGGTGCGACGCGACGGCGTCTACGTCAACCCGATGTTGCTGCTCGGCGAGGTCCCACCGGCGGTCCTGCTCCCGCTGACCGCGACGGCGGCGGCTCAGGCCCGTGGATGGGCGCTGCGGTAA